A single window of Pseudoduganella plicata DNA harbors:
- a CDS encoding SCO family protein: protein MDVNKVDANKTESRQRTRGRWKLFAVLAVCASPLLASYFTYYVVKPTGRTNYGTLIDPREYPIPPMASRTLAQQPTTLDTYKGKWIMLKVGGSDCRQPCQDQLFLMRQLRTMQGKEMGRIERVWLITDEAPLETMLLRVNDGTRMLRAPNDVVAKWLPVEPGGDASEHIYLIDPLGNLMMRFPKNPDPAKMKKDVAKLLKASAIG, encoded by the coding sequence GTGGACGTAAATAAGGTGGATGCCAACAAGACTGAATCACGCCAGCGCACGCGCGGGCGCTGGAAGCTCTTCGCCGTGCTGGCCGTGTGCGCTTCGCCGCTGCTGGCGTCGTACTTCACGTACTACGTCGTCAAACCGACGGGACGCACCAACTATGGCACGCTGATCGATCCGCGCGAGTATCCGATCCCGCCCATGGCCAGCCGCACGCTGGCGCAGCAGCCGACGACGCTCGACACATACAAGGGCAAGTGGATCATGCTGAAGGTGGGCGGCTCCGACTGCCGGCAGCCCTGCCAGGACCAGCTCTTCTTGATGCGCCAGTTGCGCACGATGCAGGGCAAGGAGATGGGCCGCATCGAGCGGGTCTGGCTCATTACCGACGAGGCGCCGCTGGAAACGATGCTGCTGCGCGTGAACGACGGCACGCGCATGCTGCGCGCACCAAACGATGTCGTCGCGAAGTGGCTGCCGGTGGAGCCGGGCGGCGACGCCAGCGAGCACATTTACCTGATCGACCCGCTGGGCAACCTGATGATGCGCTTCCCGAAGAACCCGGACCCGGCGAAGATGAAAAAGGATGTCGCGAAACTGCTGAAGGCTTCGGCCATCGGCTGA
- a CDS encoding COX15/CtaA family protein, with the protein MHHTTLAQMAITALIVALLPLSMAWISKDASRYRKLVWIGVFLTFDLIVFGAFTRLTDSGLGCPDWPGCYGLANPFLAHAEIRAAEALQPTGPVTMVKAWIEMIHRYLAMAIGILIVAMMAVAWRRWTKTRQPGYAPGYPTFLFFFVCLQGAFGAWTVTLKLQPVIVTMHLLLGMGLLALLTWFGGRQDQLLRPATAAGPAVPRARLAGVRKLALVSGLVLLVQLFLGGWVSTNYATLACTEFPLCAGKLVPEMDFEHGFHLWRELGKTAAGHYLPFSALTAIHWVHRNFAFVVVLVLGWTVARAWPIPALRPVARGLAAALALQALTGVATIYLNYPLTIAVLHNAGAAALVLLLTMLNYRAKFFNDAPAAH; encoded by the coding sequence ATGCACCACACCACATTGGCCCAGATGGCCATCACCGCCCTGATCGTCGCGCTGCTGCCGCTGTCGATGGCCTGGATTTCAAAGGACGCCAGCAGGTACCGCAAGCTGGTCTGGATCGGCGTGTTCCTGACGTTCGACCTGATCGTGTTCGGCGCTTTTACCCGTCTCACCGATTCCGGCCTGGGGTGCCCGGACTGGCCGGGCTGCTACGGCCTTGCCAATCCGTTTCTGGCCCACGCCGAGATCCGCGCCGCCGAAGCGCTGCAGCCGACCGGGCCCGTGACGATGGTCAAGGCGTGGATCGAGATGATCCACCGCTACCTCGCCATGGCGATCGGCATCCTGATCGTTGCCATGATGGCCGTCGCGTGGCGGCGCTGGACGAAGACCAGGCAGCCCGGCTACGCGCCCGGCTATCCAACGTTCCTGTTTTTCTTCGTCTGCTTGCAGGGCGCGTTTGGCGCCTGGACGGTGACGCTGAAACTGCAGCCGGTGATCGTGACGATGCACCTGCTGCTGGGTATGGGGCTGCTGGCGCTGCTGACTTGGTTCGGCGGCCGCCAGGACCAGCTGCTGCGTCCCGCTACCGCCGCCGGCCCGGCCGTGCCGCGCGCGCGGCTGGCCGGCGTACGCAAGCTGGCGCTGGTCTCCGGCCTCGTGCTGCTGGTGCAGCTGTTCCTGGGCGGCTGGGTCAGCACCAACTACGCCACGCTGGCATGCACCGAATTCCCGCTGTGTGCCGGCAAGCTGGTGCCGGAAATGGACTTCGAACACGGCTTTCACCTGTGGCGCGAGCTGGGCAAGACGGCGGCCGGTCATTACCTGCCGTTTTCCGCGCTGACGGCGATCCATTGGGTGCACCGCAATTTCGCCTTCGTGGTCGTGCTGGTGCTGGGCTGGACGGTGGCCCGTGCGTGGCCGATTCCCGCCCTGCGGCCGGTGGCACGGGGCCTCGCGGCCGCGCTGGCGCTGCAGGCGCTGACGGGTGTCGCGACGATTTACCTGAATTATCCGCTGACGATCGCGGTGCTGCATAACGCCGGGGC